CTTGGAGAACAGTTTCATATATACAGAAGGCTTTGTGACTTGTCTGCAAATGCAGATTTTGCAAATTTAACTAAGGTTCAACTACCGTGAACAGGATTTCTTAAGAAAAGGTAGCTGGGGGAAAACAGCCACCAACTCCAAGAGCCTGGAGGCTCTAGTAAATAAGAGACCTCTACACAAGGCAGTATCTAGCCATCATCCCTTTCTTATTACTCGGTCCAATTTGTCTTCACTTAAAGAGGCCTCCAGGGGCCTCCACTAGCCCATAAAAAAGTCAACGTATTAAGCCTTCAGCCGAATACTACCTTCTATGTTAACCTGTATTTCCTTAAGAGTAATACGAGTTAGCAATTACAGCAGCAGGCCGCTACAACTACAGCATCAGACTGTCCCTCAGCTGTGCCCAGAGAGGTTACCAACAAATGACTCGTTAAGATGTTTGGGgcgtgggggggtggggagaggttcCCCAACACAGCTTTCCCCCTGCTTTGgtcactgcaggaaaaaaaaaaaaaataagacctcTGTTCTCTCTTACTTCGGGTATTTCAAACTTAAAACATTAAGCCTGAGCGGAGCGGTCACTTCTCGAACACACGGTCACAATTCTGAAGCTATGTGTGTATGCTCAGTGACACCCACCGCTCCCGGAGTTTCAGCCCAAATTCGGAGCTTTTTCCTTCGTTAGGGAGTCACAGCCGCGCGCCGCCCCACCACTATCTCCCTAAAGCGCAGATGCATGTCAGTCCAAAGTACTTGGCTGTCGCCTTCCTGGAGCCTGCGGGACCCGGACAGGGCCCGAGCCCACGCCGCTGCGCGCGGGAGAGGGAGAAGGCGCCGCAGCAAGGGAgccggggccgggcgggggccaGGCCGCCCTGCTAGGGAAGGGGCGTGATAGCCGGGCGCTCGGAGCGCGGGCTAGGCCAGGCGCAGGCTGCCAGGCGGCGCCACCGCGGGGCTCGGGGAGGGGGCCTAGGGGTGCGGAGAGGGGCGGCTCGGTGGCGCGAGGGCAGGCAGAAGCGGCCGCGGCTACTCACTCAACCAAGACTCCAAGCTCTCCCCTTCCGCCTCCGCCATATTGCAGCCGCCCGGGCCGGCCCCGCGTCCTCAAACCTCGCGAGAACCTGCAAGAGACCGCCGGGGCGGGGCCTGCATAGGGGCCTGAGAGGACCGAGGGCCACCACGGAACGTCGCGCCAAGCTGCGGCGAAAATGGGAGGGCGAATGTTTCCCTTTGACTCTTCGCCTTAGACCCCGGAGTGAGATACTCTTAAGGCCCGGATTAATAGGGTGATGCACAGAGTTAAGACCCTGTGGAGCCTTTTCCTCGTCTCCCGTCACTCGCTCAGGCACGCCGAGGGCAGTCTTTATCGGGTCCTCGTGATCAGCCAAGATGGCTGCCCCCGCGGTGAAGGCTGCGCGAGGGTGGTCGGGCCTCGCCTTGGGCGTGCGGGGTCCTGTCCTGCGGCTTCCAGGGTGAGACGGCGGCAGGCAACTGGGAGGCCGCTTGGGTCTCCACAGAGAAACCTGCTGGGAAGGAAGGGTGGGCACAGGCAGGCCGTGCGGAAACCTGGAGAGACCCTGGAGTCGGGGTATCTTTAACCAGACACGTGACTTTGGTTCAGTCTGAAGGCTTAGTGATTGTCCCCCGCCCGAGGGACTCTAACTTGGAGCCGAAAGTTAAAGAACTCAGAGCTGGGACTTTGTTGGGAGCCGGGGGAGAGATGCATAGGCGGGACGCCTATCCTGAGGTTCAGGAACCTGACCTTACCGTTGGCACTTGAGGAGCAGACTTTCGTGGCCTGTTTGTGGGAGGTCCTCTTACTTCTTAGGACAAGAGCCAGAATTACTGCTGTTCAGCTTTGGCTAACAGTCTCCGCGTCGCTGTCACTCGTCGGCGGACTGGCAAACACGCCTATTGTTAAGTCAAGCCTTTTTACTTGTGGAGTCAGCTTttgccctcctcttcctcttcccctctcaGGCTAACCCAAGTGAGGTGGAGCCGCTATGGTCCTGAATACAAGGATCCCCAGATTGACAAGGAATATTACCGCAAGCCCTTGGCCGAGCTGACTGAGGAGGAGAAGTATGAGCGGGAGCTCAGGGAGACTCAGCTTATCAAAGCTGCGCCGGCGGCGAAAACAAGCTCTGTGTTTGAAGACCCGGTGATCAGGTTAGAAGGAAACAAACTTTTGTTCCACGGACTGGGACTATACCAGGGAGGGTCTACAGTAAAGATTCCGTGATAGAGCTGTAGGAAGCTAAACATGTTGCTTTTCTCCTTGAAGTAAATTCACCAACATGATGATGAAAGGAGGAAACAAAGTACTGGCCAGATCCCTCATGACACAGGTAAACAGTACCTCTCTCTGTCATCTTTCTTTTCCCCGTAGCTTTGTACTTGGCTCTTGCATTTTAGCATAAGAAAGGAATGGATTCTGTATCTGTCATTAAAATTAACTTCCCAGCACGTCTGTGTGGGAGTAGGGGCTTTAATGAAGTCCTGCAGGAGTCAACAATTaccattccccacccccacatcacAAATCTCCACTCTAGTCCAGCAAAGAGGTAGGCACTTAAGATCTTTGTTTTGGAAGTGCTGAGGGAGGAGCTACACAACTAAAGAAGAATGGGATGGTGGGAGGAATAGGGCAAGGTCCTAGCTCAGCTGGGTAAACCCATTAGGGAGCCTGGGGCAGCCACCTCCACTGTATCACTTTGCAGACTCTGGAAGCTGTGAAAAGAAAGCAGTTTGAAAAGTACCATGCTGCTTCTGCAGAGGAACAGGCAACCATTGAACGCAACCCTTATACCATCTTCCATCAAGCCCTGAAAAACTGTGAGCCCGTGATTGGGCTGGTACCCATCCTCAAGGGTGGCCATTTCTACCAGGTGAGTGGTCAGGATGGGAAAGCAGGGCTGCTCATGTGTAAAACAAGAGGATGGGTTTGGGGCAGAGGATGCTTGAGGGTGGGAGGGTCCAGAGTTGGGCCATGGTTGATAGCTTTCTAGGGACTGGAGAGTGTCAGGATCTGCTCATCGGAGTCCCTTAGTGTAAAAATTATAGGCAGAAGTTGGAAGAGAGCCAAAAAAACATCTTTTGAAGGTCCACCCCTCCTGTCCAGCATTGTGTTCTAAACGGTAAGCTTCTCACACTGATGGACTATTTATACCTCATCTCGCTACACCAGTGTCTAGCACAGCACTTGACCCATAACTGATGCTTCATCACTGTTTGTTGAACTGAACTAGGTGCCTCTCTCATAGCATTTAATTATGTTTCATTGTCATTAAGTGGATGTTcttgtgtttcctttttcaatgtaaacttCATAAGGATAGAGGCTTTCTCATTAATGTCTCTGCCCCTCTAGAGTCTGGCATgatacctggcacatagtgggggcCTGGCAAATGATCCTTGGACAAGAGGGTCTTGTTTCTGGACACCCATGATCTGAGTTGGCTAGCTCACCCCAGCTGCCTGGGCTTTTCCCAGTGGTGCCTGTATCACCTTGGCTGAGCTCCATTTAGAGATGAAAGAAGCCAGTGCTTATGGTGTGTTTGCTCAATGAATGCCTCTTATGTCTGCTGCACTGGGGTTACCCAGGGGTGAGAGAAGCTCAGAGATGAAAAGACAGGCCTCTCTCCTCAGAAGCCTTGCCAGGCCTGGCCCAGAGGGAACCAAACCTGTGGCTACTTAGAGCTCTAGGAAGAAGGAGGCTGCCATCCTGGCAAGTTTTGAGACGACCCAGCTCATATCCCATCTTGCCCAGGTCCCTGTGCCGCTACCTGATCGGCGCCGTCGCTTCCTGGCCATGAAGTGGATGATTACTGAGTGCAGGGAGAATAAGCACCGGCGGATGCTAATGCCAGAGAAGCTGTCGCGGGAGCTGCTGGAGGCTTTTCACAATCAGGGCCCTGTGATTAAGAGGAAGCACGACATGCACAAGATGGCCGAGGCCAACCGCGCGCTGGCCCACTACCGCTGGTGGTAGGGGAGGGCGGAGGCCCTGCGGCAAGAAACCTCAGTGTGAGCCGCTACCACGTGGAGAAGTACCTGTGGGTTAAGagtgtccttcctttttaagggcAGGCAGTCCTCATAAGGATGGAGCAGCATGTTTATTGCTTGTtgttcttttctttgggggcTAGAACTCTCTCTCCTCGCCCCATCTCCTTGCATAGAGAAATCCAACTTGGATTTCTCCCAAGAAACTTAGGGCTCATCCAGCCTTCTCTTCCTTCAGCTTGGGGTGGACCTTTGGGTGATActaaatgaagcagttttggtaTCAGAAAGAGTTTATTTGAAAGTTCTCACCCTGAACTGGTGTTGCATGTGATGTGGTACTGCCATCCATTAAAACCAGCTAGAAGAAATTTGCTCATTTCCAAAGTGGtccttatataaaatgtataaaaagcaGTGTCTGGTGTGACCTGTGCTCTGCTTCTCCCCTTTGATATCCCTAAGCATCCAACAAATGGCTGttcatacccattttacagatggggaaaactgaggcaccaagGTAACTTGCACCAATGGTTAGAGAGTTAGGAGTTGCccttctctgcctggcccagGTCAAAAGCGTTAGGAGAGAAAAGCTGATGTGGCTGTGGTGGCAGGTGTATTTGGTGTTTTCCCCGATCCTGGAATCAGGGAGGGAAGGTAATCAGGGCAGGACCATGTTGGGAGTGGGGAACACCTCGGGTGCTTTTAAAAGTCTTGGAAGGGAAAGTCTTTGGGAAAGGCAAAGACTCCACTGCCAGGTTGGGAGGCGGGTAGAAGAAAGGCCGGTGCTGCTGGTGAGGAAGCCTGATCTGGAGGCCTACTCAGAGACCTCGCTGTAGTAATACTTATGGGCGGCCGGGGTCGTCTTCCAGCCGGCTGCCCGGAATTCAATGatctccagcagcagcagctgggccAGGGAGCTGAGGCCACTTGGGAGCAGGAAGCCATCCCGGATCAGGACAAAGAGCTCATCCATGCGCTGCCTGTTCATCTTCTCCAGCTGCTCCCCGATCCGGTGCAGCTGCAGCACCAGGCAATCCACCTGCGGGAGGCAGTGGGAGGTGACCCCCGGGCAGGGCCACCCTATCACACAGAGCggccatttactgagcacttgctgtgtgccaggcaccggcCTGGCCCTGTACATGTGCTTCCCCACTTCCTCctcacaccccccacccccggtggGCACAGTCCACATTTTAACATGAAACGAAGCAAATTCAGAGACTTGCCTAAGGTTTCTCATCTGGGCCAGGCTAGACTCAGGCCCTGTATCCAAACTGCTTAACTACACTTTTctaccccctcccacctcccccagcaccCTGCCTGACCTCAGTTTGGCTTCTGGGCCATCTGTATCCACAGCTGGCCAACGTGCTTGTCATTACTATTATAGGTTGGCTTTCCTACTAGGAAGGCAGCCTTAGCCAGGAGGTTTTGGCTGCTCTCTGTTCTGGATAAATTCCAGACCTAGCAGCTTGCCCTGTAACTGTAACAGGACTTAAGTGCCCCCACCAGGCTCCCACCCCAGCAAGTGATGCCCTTGAAAGTCTCCATGGGCAGTGTGGGCTGGCATTCTGAGCTGAGCCAAATACAGACCACCCCCATAACGTTCTGTGCCAGGgccacccacctcctcctccttgctCAGACTGTCGGGCTGGGCCAGCCAGAAGAGGCAGTCGTAGACCGGGTTCACCAGGGCCATCATGGGCATGTTGTTCACctacaggggagggaagagcaggggCCGGAGCACTGGCTTAGTGGTGCAGGAGACAGGCCATCTCTGCCACTGCCGCAGAGGATGTGGCTGATGGGGGCCTCACCCTCAGGTAGTCAAAAATGTTGCAGATAAAGGTGACATAGCAgacccagccctgcagggagcggGCTCGAAGCTGCTCCCGAGCCTGGTATTCCTGCTGCAGCCGGTTGAGGAGTCCGCGGCGGAAGACACTCTGGCCTGCTTGCTTGCTCTCTGCCTGTGAGCCAGGGAAAGTATGGTGAAGGGCAGTTCCAGTGCCACCGCAACTCCACCCAAGCTTCCGAGGCTGAGAACCCTCCTGTCCTCCTCTCTCGCCTCTGAGGCCAGCCCTTGGCATCTCTGCCTGCTCCTGAAGCATCTTCCTCAAAGCGTCTCCCCTCTTTTCTACCAACCCCACCCAACCTGAATGATGGCGTAGCACATGCGTCCTGCTTCCTTGCTGAACACACAGTCCTGCAGAGAATGGTCCACAATCACATTGGCCACTTTCTCCAAGTCCACAGCACCTGGATCTAGAGTAAAGACAGGTGGGGAGTCTAGAGCTGCGTAACAGTCACATTGCCTCCACCTGCTTCTGAAGGATTTGCGATGTTCACAGAAAAGCACTCCCATTACACACTTACATTTAAAGAGACcagaaaacagaggaaacaaCACACAGGAGCAGCTCTAGCCATGAGCCTCCTGGTGGCCCAATCAAGGAGGGTTATGTGTCTGAGAACCAAAGAATGCTCATTTTTTAGGGCGCATCTTTTCCTGGCACTAGGCTGAGGAAGGCACACTGAATAACAACATCTTTGACAGCCATTTCATGGAAGAAAATGTTCTTATAATACACACATGTGAACCCCTGACAAGagcaggccaggctgggcctcCCCACAGGCTTAGCTTGGCACACAGTGGGCATTGCTAATTGTTAGCTGAGTCAAATTTGTGTCCTGAGTGCTGCAGGAAGGCACTGGACCAGGACAATTACTGTATCCCCTCTGCTAAGCAGAACACTCTATCCTCTGTCCCAAGCCAGTCAGCAATGCACACTCAAGAGCTGGCTGCAGCACTGCAGAAACCAGGTTCAGTGTTAAGGACTTAAGTGGCAGGAACTGTGTTCTCTGTGCCTCACCTTCCTTTCATGGGCacttaggctttaaaaaaaaaaaaaagctgaagggTGACTTTGATTCCCATCCCAAATATTGGCCTAAATGTAGCTTGTTTTCCAGTTCAAGAATTACATTGCTGACTCCTCAGAAAATGAAGGGAGAGGGCTGAGCATCCCTGGGCTAGGGCTCAGTCCTCCAGTACTGACCCTTTGGCCCCTTCTCTGTAGCTCCGGACCCAGGCTCAGGAAGCTCCCAGTGCTCACCTTTGAGTGCTGTCTTCAGCAGCTGCTGGGTCTCTGCATCAAAAGACTGGATTTTATATTCCTCTCTACCAGGCTCACCCATGACCATCCAGCCTCAGCAGCTCTTTATTGAGGTGGGACTAATGACagcacctggggaggaggagcggCAAAGGGAGAGATCTCAGGGGTGGAACGTGGGCCCAGGGTTCCTAGGCCTACAGGCCCTGGGTAGGGCTGACCAGCGCTCGGCACCCATGCTCCTGAGCAGTCCATGGCATTCAGTGGTTGGCTGAGCGCCCACCAAGCTTGGCTTCTGATGGAGACTGGGCACCAGCCAAACACCTGCTGCACAGTTAAAGAACCCTTGGAGCATCTGGGATTACACACAAGTAGAGATGAAGGGTGAATGTGCTTAACCTCCAGTCCCAACAGGAGGCAGTCTATTCTCATCTGATACCAAGGCCGGGGTGTGGACAGGTGGATATTAGACACTTTCCCTACCTACATAAAGCTGGCCTGTAAGCTGCTGGCCCTGCACGATTGCTGGGGAGTGAGCGGGCTGCAGGCTCCATGCTGTATTCTGTCCCAGCAGGGTTCTAGGCCCCTCTCCCCAACCCGCTCCCTCAGCTTGAATCAAGAGTCCTCAGTCCAGAAAGCCCACCCCCTCAGCCCTCGGGTTGGGGCCGGCCCGCGTGGGTGGGTGCAGGAGCGTCTCTGCCGCCCTGACTCCCCTTGTCCTGGCCAGCTTCTCCCCGGGACGGACTGGTTAAGCTGGCTTCCCGAGTGGCAAAAACCCGGCCCTGCTCACTCAGGACTCCCAATTCCTGGGCTCTATCTATTCTGGATCCAACCTCTTAAGGAGTGGAGAGGGATGAGGTGGTCCCCACTGCAGTCCCCTCACCGGACTCGGTGCCTCCCCCCCAACCAAAGGAGACGACCTTAGGGGTCTGCAGGTGTGGGCAGCTTCCCTAAACCCGAAACGCCCTTCCCGGCGGCGAAACGGAGCCTGCCGTCCGGTGTCCCGCGGGCGGGAGCGCCTCAACCCACCTGCCGGGCCGGCGCCGCGCCCGCGTGCCCGGAGGCCGCTGGCCCGGCATGGTGAGC
This is a stretch of genomic DNA from Camelus bactrianus isolate YW-2024 breed Bactrian camel chromosome 16, ASM4877302v1, whole genome shotgun sequence. It encodes these proteins:
- the MRPS7 gene encoding small ribosomal subunit protein uS7m isoform X2 encodes the protein MHRVKTLWSLFLVSRHSLRLTQVRWSRYGPEYKDPQIDKEYYRKPLAELTEEEKYERELRETQLIKAAPAAKTSSVFEDPVISKFTNMMMKGGNKVLARSLMTQTLEAVKRKQFEKYHAASAEEQATIERNPYTIFHQALKNCEPVIGLVPILKGGHFYQVPVPLPDRRRRFLAMKWMITECRENKHRRMLMPEKLSRELLEAFHNQGPVIKRKHDMHKMAEANRALAHYRWW
- the MRPS7 gene encoding small ribosomal subunit protein uS7m isoform X1 gives rise to the protein MAAPAVKAARGWSGLALGVRGPVLRLPGLTQVRWSRYGPEYKDPQIDKEYYRKPLAELTEEEKYERELRETQLIKAAPAAKTSSVFEDPVISKFTNMMMKGGNKVLARSLMTQTLEAVKRKQFEKYHAASAEEQATIERNPYTIFHQALKNCEPVIGLVPILKGGHFYQVPVPLPDRRRRFLAMKWMITECRENKHRRMLMPEKLSRELLEAFHNQGPVIKRKHDMHKMAEANRALAHYRWW
- the MIF4GD gene encoding MIF4G domain-containing protein, which translates into the protein MVMGEPGREEYKIQSFDAETQQLLKTALKDPGAVDLEKVANVIVDHSLQDCVFSKEAGRMCYAIIQAESKQAGQSVFRRGLLNRLQQEYQAREQLRARSLQGWVCYVTFICNIFDYLRVNNMPMMALVNPVYDCLFWLAQPDSLSKEEEVDCLVLQLHRIGEQLEKMNRQRMDELFVLIRDGFLLPSGLSSLAQLLLLEIIEFRAAGWKTTPAAHKYYYSEVSE